In Dyadobacter subterraneus, a single genomic region encodes these proteins:
- a CDS encoding response regulator: protein MNSKTIYLADDDPDDRYLICDAIKQIDPGIRIVEAENGSDLLFSIQEKQLSSFDLIVLDMNMPRMNGLETLIAIRSNPFYETVPTIMISTSADPRLVESAFREGIDDFITKPTSFDEFMNLAHQLVSRFKI from the coding sequence ATGAATTCAAAAACAATTTACCTGGCTGATGATGATCCCGACGACCGTTACCTTATTTGTGATGCAATAAAACAAATTGATCCAGGTATCAGGATTGTTGAAGCCGAAAATGGTTCTGATTTGTTATTTTCTATTCAGGAAAAACAACTTTCTTCCTTTGATCTGATTGTTCTGGATATGAATATGCCAAGAATGAACGGTCTGGAAACCCTAATAGCGATCCGTTCCAATCCGTTTTACGAAACCGTACCAACCATTATGATATCTACCTCGGCGGATCCCCGGCTGGTAGAATCTGCATTCAGGGAAGGAATCGATGATTTTATTACCAAACCTACCAGCTTTGATGAATTCATGAATCTGGCGCATCAACTTGTTTCCAGGTTTAAAATATAA
- a CDS encoding serine hydrolase domain-containing protein, whose translation MKFFYSLLLLTSILLQPNTQVKAQSARITARVDSLFAEWNKPGKPGAAVGVIHQGKLVYAKGFGESDMETGARNGPETIFHVASVSKQFTAYAIVLLFQEGKLSLDDDIRKYLPEVPDFGKTITIRHLIHHTSGLRDQWNLLAMAGWQLDDVITKEHVFNLVKRQKELNFEPGSAYSYCNTGYTLLAEIVSRVAKQPFPEYMQEHVFKPLGMKNTLFYDNYERIVRGRAYSFHKSEKAAEGYEKSILSYSNVGATSLFTTVTDLSRWIDNFSSHKIGNAATMTQMLEKGRLTKGDTLPYAFALSHGKLKGLAYYGHNGADAGFRSFLTYFPKEDYGFVVLSNQAEFDPQKKGFEVAGIYLSSLFKEDKTVKTPVTTPTNSAYKFDSTLFKNYEGSYELAEAPGFILKFRRDGARYLAQATGQGENEIFPSSDSTFFLKVVEASVIFHKSKVGKVSKITLRQNRDHTGNRVKPTVINDLKREELVGKYYSPELETFYTITLKDDTLKLIHVHHGEVILRVVNKDRLTAPWWFVQNIDIARDVSGKVTGIRMSNGRVVNLWFKRLNEDFAAGDPTPIKK comes from the coding sequence ATGAAATTTTTCTATTCCTTACTTTTGCTGACATCTATTTTGTTGCAGCCAAATACCCAAGTTAAAGCGCAGTCTGCCAGGATAACGGCCCGTGTTGATTCTCTTTTTGCAGAATGGAATAAACCGGGAAAACCGGGCGCTGCTGTCGGGGTAATTCATCAGGGAAAACTGGTTTACGCCAAAGGATTTGGGGAATCTGATATGGAAACTGGTGCTCGAAACGGACCGGAAACCATTTTTCATGTCGCCTCTGTTTCCAAGCAATTCACCGCTTATGCCATTGTTCTTTTATTTCAGGAAGGTAAACTTTCACTGGATGATGATATCAGAAAATATTTGCCCGAGGTGCCTGATTTTGGTAAAACCATTACAATTCGCCATCTGATTCATCATACAAGCGGCCTGCGCGACCAATGGAATCTGCTGGCGATGGCTGGCTGGCAACTCGATGATGTCATTACAAAAGAGCATGTTTTCAACCTTGTTAAAAGGCAAAAAGAACTGAATTTTGAACCGGGTTCCGCATATTCTTATTGCAACACGGGTTACACGCTTTTGGCGGAAATTGTAAGTCGTGTTGCAAAACAGCCGTTTCCGGAATACATGCAGGAACATGTTTTTAAACCACTAGGTATGAAAAACACGTTGTTTTATGATAATTATGAACGAATTGTAAGAGGCAGGGCCTATTCATTTCATAAATCTGAAAAAGCTGCGGAAGGTTATGAAAAGAGCATTTTGAGTTATTCAAATGTAGGAGCGACCAGTTTGTTCACAACCGTAACAGATCTTTCGCGCTGGATTGATAATTTCAGTTCTCACAAAATTGGAAACGCTGCAACGATGACCCAGATGCTGGAAAAAGGAAGGCTAACAAAAGGAGACACATTACCATACGCCTTCGCTTTGTCCCATGGGAAATTGAAAGGGCTGGCCTATTACGGACATAACGGAGCAGATGCAGGATTCAGATCTTTTCTGACATATTTTCCCAAGGAAGATTATGGTTTTGTCGTTTTAAGCAATCAGGCAGAATTTGATCCACAGAAAAAAGGTTTTGAAGTGGCTGGGATTTATCTGTCTTCGTTGTTTAAAGAGGACAAAACTGTGAAAACTCCGGTCACGACCCCAACAAATTCAGCGTATAAATTTGATTCAACACTTTTCAAAAACTATGAGGGATCATATGAACTTGCAGAAGCTCCCGGATTCATTTTGAAATTCCGGCGGGACGGCGCCCGATACCTAGCTCAGGCAACGGGACAGGGTGAAAATGAAATATTTCCCTCATCAGATTCTACTTTTTTTCTGAAAGTAGTGGAAGCTTCTGTGATTTTTCACAAATCAAAAGTAGGGAAAGTCAGCAAAATTACACTTAGACAAAATCGAGATCATACGGGAAATCGGGTAAAGCCTACTGTTATTAATGATTTGAAAAGAGAGGAACTGGTTGGCAAATATTACAGTCCCGAGCTTGAAACATTTTACACAATTACCCTGAAAGATGACACGCTAAAACTTATTCATGTACATCATGGAGAAGTAATTTTAAGAGTGGTCAATAAAGATCGCCTGACAGCGCCCTGGTGGTTTGTGCAGAATATAGATATCGCCCGCGATGTATCAGGAAAAGTGACAGGAATTCGTATGTCAAATGGACGTGTTGTGAATTTATGGTTTAAACGCCTGAATGAAGATTTTGCAGCAGGTGACCCTACGCCAATTAAAAAGTAA
- a CDS encoding TonB-dependent receptor has product MKIYILLTALLLGGNSFVKAQTGSVSGQIISGGKPVPFASVILFKTTFGTQADSSGSFKLLNITAGRYELQVSSIGFESFTKKIDITEGRALILNIDIQPVNNTLSEVVVTGVSRATELRKSPVAIAVMSKKEMDMNVNNNIVDAVLKGVPGLSAVTTGPNISKPFIRGLGYNRVLTLYNGIRQEGQQWGDEHGIEIDQYGVERAEVVKGPASLIYGSDAVAGVINFIPYIPKGPEGKLKGDITTEYHTNNGMIGASGGLAYNRNGWKSAFRVSGKNATAYKNKIDGRVFGTAFNELNLSAMTGIEKRWGSSYVYATLYNNLQEIPDGSRDSLTRKFTRQVLESGADNIKNRPLVSQHDLKTYSINPLHQRIQHYRLFTRNRFLLGKADLTALFGFQQSVRREYNHPTAPEQPGLYVQLNTYNYDFKYNFPEWKGLEATLGVNGMYQMNRNLSGTDFPIPDYNLLDIGTFLFLKKSLGKVDISGGMRYDTRSWNWKDQYVQHDPETGFNELLTKPGSGAVLQFPSYDRNFNGISGSLGATYNISERLLVKANLSRGYRAPNITEIGSNGLDPGAHIVYLGNRDFKPEFSLQTDIGFIGYLKEFDFSVELFNNTIDNYIYQARLVDAEGKPVIIVPGNFTYKYQQSKAQLYGAEFSINFHPTNFKWLTFNNSLAFIRGLNRNNALIAMEGNSAKYLPFIPPVHGRSELRASLGKPIGNLAGTYFRVEIDYYGAQNKFYGVDNTETATAGYALFNIGCGTTVNNRNKKTLFQLFFQVDNLFDTAYQSNLNRLKYFEYYTASPNGRSGIYNMGRNGSVKVIVPF; this is encoded by the coding sequence ATGAAAATATATATTCTCTTAACCGCCTTACTTCTTGGTGGAAACTCTTTTGTAAAAGCACAAACCGGATCTGTCTCAGGCCAGATTATTTCGGGAGGTAAGCCAGTTCCTTTTGCCTCAGTAATACTTTTCAAGACCACTTTTGGAACGCAGGCAGATAGTTCGGGTTCTTTTAAATTATTAAATATCACGGCTGGAAGATATGAATTACAGGTCTCATCCATTGGATTTGAAAGCTTTACTAAAAAAATAGATATTACAGAGGGAAGAGCTTTAATACTGAACATTGACATACAGCCGGTCAACAACACGCTTAGCGAAGTTGTGGTTACCGGCGTTTCAAGGGCGACAGAACTCAGGAAAAGCCCTGTTGCCATTGCTGTGATGAGCAAAAAGGAGATGGATATGAACGTCAATAACAACATTGTCGATGCAGTTTTAAAGGGTGTTCCCGGTCTCAGCGCGGTTACTACCGGGCCAAATATTTCAAAACCCTTTATCCGGGGACTTGGTTACAACAGGGTTTTGACGCTTTACAACGGAATAAGGCAGGAAGGTCAGCAATGGGGAGATGAGCATGGTATTGAAATTGATCAATATGGTGTAGAGCGGGCGGAAGTGGTGAAAGGGCCGGCAAGCCTTATTTATGGATCCGATGCCGTTGCAGGGGTTATTAATTTTATTCCATATATCCCAAAAGGTCCTGAGGGAAAGCTGAAAGGCGATATCACAACGGAATATCATACCAACAATGGCATGATCGGTGCATCAGGTGGACTCGCCTATAACAGAAACGGATGGAAATCTGCATTCAGAGTTTCTGGGAAAAATGCTACTGCTTACAAAAATAAAATTGATGGCAGAGTTTTCGGGACCGCTTTCAATGAACTGAATCTTTCCGCGATGACCGGCATTGAAAAACGATGGGGATCATCTTATGTTTATGCAACGCTTTACAATAATTTACAGGAAATTCCCGATGGCAGCCGGGATTCACTAACGCGAAAATTTACGCGTCAGGTACTTGAAAGTGGTGCCGACAATATCAAAAATCGTCCGCTGGTTTCGCAACATGACTTAAAAACTTACAGCATTAATCCACTTCATCAGCGTATTCAGCATTACCGGTTATTTACCAGGAACCGTTTTCTTTTGGGAAAAGCTGATCTGACTGCCCTGTTTGGATTTCAGCAAAGTGTGCGCCGGGAGTACAATCACCCAACCGCGCCGGAGCAGCCGGGACTTTACGTTCAGCTGAACACTTATAACTACGATTTTAAATACAATTTCCCTGAATGGAAGGGTTTGGAAGCCACTTTGGGTGTAAATGGAATGTATCAGATGAACCGGAATCTGAGCGGAACAGATTTCCCAATTCCGGATTACAATCTGCTTGATATTGGTACCTTTTTGTTTTTGAAAAAATCCCTTGGGAAAGTTGATATCAGTGGCGGCATGCGCTATGATACACGCTCATGGAACTGGAAAGATCAGTATGTTCAGCACGATCCCGAAACCGGATTCAATGAACTTTTGACCAAGCCAGGTTCCGGTGCCGTTTTACAATTTCCTTCGTACGACCGCAATTTCAACGGAATTTCAGGAAGTCTTGGCGCAACTTATAATATTTCAGAAAGGCTTCTGGTTAAAGCAAATCTGTCAAGAGGTTACCGCGCACCCAACATTACAGAAATCGGTTCCAATGGACTTGATCCGGGTGCACATATTGTTTATCTGGGCAACCGGGATTTCAAACCTGAATTCAGCCTGCAAACCGATATTGGGTTCATTGGTTATCTCAAAGAATTCGATTTCAGCGTCGAACTTTTTAACAACACAATCGACAATTATATATACCAGGCAAGGCTGGTTGATGCAGAAGGAAAGCCTGTCATCATAGTTCCGGGTAATTTTACTTATAAATATCAGCAGTCCAAAGCGCAATTATACGGAGCAGAGTTTAGTATAAATTTCCATCCTACCAATTTTAAATGGTTGACTTTCAATAATAGTCTGGCCTTTATCAGAGGCTTAAACCGCAATAATGCCTTAATTGCAATGGAAGGAAATTCGGCGAAATATCTTCCGTTTATACCTCCTGTCCACGGCCGTTCCGAGCTAAGAGCTTCTTTGGGAAAACCAATCGGAAACCTGGCCGGTACTTATTTCAGAGTTGAAATAGATTATTATGGAGCACAAAATAAATTCTATGGTGTCGATAACACGGAAACTGCCACGGCCGGTTACGCATTATTTAATATTGGCTGCGGAACAACAGTAAATAATCGAAACAAAAAGACATTATTTCAGCTTTTTTTCCAAGTCGACAACCTGTTTGACACAGCTTATCAGTCAAACCTGAACCGTCTGAAATATTTTGAATATTACACAGCCTCTCCAAATGGCCGTTCAGGTATTTACAACATGGGACGCAATGGAAGTGTTAAAGTGATTGTCCCATTTTGA
- a CDS encoding cobalamin-independent methionine synthase II family protein, translating to MTAISTEPIGSIPRPAYLQDAMQAFQKNEIKENELTDLFARATRETILQLEATGSPVISDGEQSKPSFATYAVAGSSNLASGGVIIPFADGHTRQLPKLVSGPFRYQHFASEYLKEARNNTSLPIKQAVISASAMSLLYPAEGIDGYSQQQFISDLLDQAESDIRKCPDAGAYNVQIDFTEARLALKLDPSKGLLTQFIDLNNQVLDRFSPAEQSRIGVHTCPGGDHDSTHSADVPYSELLPLFFKLHADNFYLEYAGEKDKKSVLESIRENINPNQKIFLGVIDVLNSRIETPEEVRDLLLEASEYIPVAQLGSTDDCGFSPFADDISTAREIAFEKIKARVQGTKLAEAKI from the coding sequence ATGACAGCAATATCAACAGAACCCATAGGGAGTATTCCAAGGCCGGCCTACTTGCAGGACGCAATGCAGGCTTTTCAAAAAAACGAAATTAAAGAAAATGAATTAACTGATCTTTTTGCGCGCGCAACCCGGGAAACAATCCTGCAACTGGAAGCAACCGGTTCTCCTGTGATTTCGGACGGTGAGCAATCCAAGCCGAGTTTTGCAACCTATGCCGTGGCCGGTTCATCAAATCTGGCATCCGGCGGCGTTATTATTCCCTTTGCAGATGGGCATACCAGACAGTTGCCGAAATTGGTTTCAGGTCCTTTCAGATATCAGCATTTTGCTTCGGAATACCTTAAAGAAGCCAGAAATAATACTTCTTTGCCGATAAAACAGGCCGTAATATCAGCATCGGCGATGAGCTTGCTTTATCCGGCGGAAGGTATTGATGGGTATTCCCAACAGCAGTTTATCAGCGATTTACTCGATCAGGCAGAATCAGACATTCGTAAATGTCCAGATGCAGGTGCTTACAATGTTCAAATTGATTTTACCGAAGCTCGTCTGGCATTAAAACTTGATCCAAGCAAAGGATTGTTAACTCAGTTTATCGATCTTAATAATCAGGTGCTTGACCGGTTTTCACCGGCTGAACAGAGCAGGATAGGAGTGCATACATGCCCTGGTGGCGACCACGATTCTACCCACAGCGCAGATGTGCCGTATTCTGAATTATTGCCGCTTTTTTTCAAACTTCACGCGGATAATTTTTACCTTGAATATGCAGGCGAAAAGGATAAAAAATCTGTGCTGGAATCTATTCGGGAAAATATTAATCCAAATCAGAAGATATTTCTCGGCGTTATTGATGTGTTGAACTCAAGAATTGAAACGCCGGAAGAAGTGCGTGATTTGCTCCTAGAAGCCTCCGAATATATCCCGGTTGCACAATTGGGTTCTACGGATGACTGTGGATTTTCTCCATTTGCAGATGACATTTCCACTGCGCGTGAAATTGCTTTTGAAAAAATAAAAGCCCGGGTGCAGGGTACTAAACTGGCAGAAGCAAAAATATAA
- a CDS encoding PAS domain S-box protein: MSNGQEIPNNNHGLNERLSVDFALKAAKLGVWEVNPKTRIVHWDQRCRELFGLEDDYLLLENIITHIHPDDSGWVAVARNLAMTPGYSGEYDVTYRTIGAKDKVLRWVRFTGKAEYDEQNVMTRFSGVAQDVTKEKLHQQQVQKSEAHFKGLIQQAPFAIAVYRSRDLIIDTANQAMIEVWGKTPDVIGTKLSIALPELEGQPFISILENVFDTGEIYQTDQQVVDLVVDGKLQSFWFKFTYQPLTDTDGKVYAILNMAVDITEQVLYQKRIEESQRKILASFEQSPVAIAILSKQDLVFTMANPFYGELVGRPSDQLIGKSMLDILPELRGQGFDILLQQVIDSGIPYTAMETPATVLRNGNLETIYVDLSYQPNRETDGSISGVLVIATHVTQQVLARKEVESRESQLRSIIANAPAAMGLFVGRDLIIQLPNQAFIDIVGKGDEIAGKRLADVMPELENQAFLQILDDVYTTGKMFQSPGAQVNIVRNGVMTHNYYNITYSPLFDESGNVYAILDIAIDVTEQVKARQQISDSQQQLSGAIELAELATWSLDINAGKFIYSGRFMDWLGLDEDYLNEKEAYNPIPEQYRKFVEDAVNEAIKPGASGIYKNEHPIINRITGRRRIIQAQARVFYDSEGKPALLSGTAQDVTEQRKLQVTLEQLVQQRTEELETANEELTATNEELAAINEEFAATNDDLAEANHLLNLSNQNLEQFAYIASHDLQEPLRKIQQFGDLLKKKYDSPSQDALIYLDRMQSAATRMSALITDLLTYARISNNPQDSQRISLHEVLSMTLSDLEYTIQQTQAEIQIDQLPIINGDKVQLGQLFQNLVSNAIKFRDAGSLPRIHIRSRLIKSTEIPPHVKPTRWASSYHLISVTDNGIGFEQQYADRIFQAFQRLHGKSEFEGTGIGLAICDKVVANHGGAITATSQPGQGSVFEIYLPSDL; the protein is encoded by the coding sequence ATGAGTAACGGGCAGGAAATACCAAATAATAATCATGGACTAAATGAACGCCTCAGCGTAGACTTTGCACTAAAAGCGGCAAAACTTGGCGTTTGGGAAGTAAACCCTAAAACACGGATTGTACACTGGGATCAGCGGTGCAGGGAATTGTTCGGATTGGAAGATGATTACCTGCTTTTGGAAAACATTATTACCCACATCCACCCGGACGACAGCGGCTGGGTTGCCGTGGCCCGAAATCTGGCCATGACACCCGGATATTCAGGCGAATATGACGTTACTTACCGGACAATCGGGGCGAAAGACAAAGTTTTGCGTTGGGTAAGATTTACTGGAAAAGCAGAATATGACGAGCAGAATGTAATGACCCGGTTTTCTGGTGTCGCTCAGGATGTTACCAAAGAAAAGCTGCATCAGCAGCAGGTTCAAAAAAGTGAAGCACATTTTAAAGGCTTGATCCAGCAGGCACCTTTTGCCATCGCTGTTTACCGGTCCCGCGACCTGATTATTGATACGGCCAATCAGGCAATGATTGAGGTCTGGGGAAAAACGCCTGATGTGATTGGTACTAAATTATCAATAGCTCTACCTGAGCTTGAAGGCCAGCCTTTTATAAGTATTCTTGAAAATGTTTTTGATACAGGAGAAATCTATCAGACTGACCAGCAAGTTGTCGATCTCGTTGTAGATGGAAAGCTTCAATCATTCTGGTTTAAATTTACATACCAGCCGCTGACAGATACGGATGGAAAAGTTTATGCCATTTTAAATATGGCTGTTGATATTACCGAACAGGTTTTATATCAAAAAAGAATTGAAGAAAGTCAGCGGAAAATACTGGCTTCATTTGAGCAATCTCCGGTCGCAATTGCAATTCTCAGCAAGCAGGATCTTGTTTTTACAATGGCTAATCCATTTTATGGCGAGCTTGTGGGAAGGCCTTCTGACCAATTGATTGGCAAATCCATGCTGGATATCCTGCCCGAACTTCGTGGACAGGGTTTTGATATACTTTTACAGCAGGTAATAGATTCCGGAATTCCTTACACTGCCATGGAAACCCCCGCAACTGTACTTCGAAACGGCAACCTGGAAACGATTTATGTGGATCTTTCTTATCAGCCGAACAGAGAAACAGATGGAAGTATTTCAGGCGTTCTGGTGATAGCCACGCATGTAACTCAGCAGGTATTGGCCAGAAAAGAAGTTGAAAGCCGCGAATCTCAGCTTCGGTCCATCATTGCCAATGCGCCTGCCGCGATGGGACTTTTTGTTGGCCGTGATCTTATCATCCAGCTTCCTAATCAAGCTTTTATAGATATTGTTGGAAAAGGTGATGAAATTGCCGGAAAGCGACTTGCTGACGTAATGCCAGAATTGGAAAACCAGGCTTTTCTTCAAATACTGGATGATGTATACACCACCGGAAAAATGTTTCAGAGTCCCGGGGCACAGGTGAATATTGTCAGGAATGGTGTAATGACACATAATTATTATAACATTACCTATTCTCCACTTTTTGATGAATCCGGAAATGTTTATGCGATTCTCGATATTGCCATCGATGTAACCGAACAAGTCAAAGCACGTCAGCAGATTTCCGATTCCCAGCAGCAGCTGAGCGGAGCGATCGAACTGGCTGAACTGGCCACGTGGAGTCTGGATATTAATGCCGGAAAATTTATTTATTCGGGGCGCTTTATGGACTGGCTTGGGCTGGATGAAGATTATCTCAATGAAAAAGAAGCCTATAATCCTATTCCTGAACAATACAGAAAATTTGTTGAAGATGCAGTCAACGAAGCTATCAAACCCGGGGCTTCCGGTATCTATAAAAATGAGCATCCAATAATAAACCGTATTACGGGTAGAAGAAGAATTATACAGGCACAAGCGCGGGTTTTTTATGATTCAGAAGGAAAACCGGCTCTGTTGAGCGGTACCGCACAGGATGTTACCGAGCAGCGCAAACTTCAGGTCACACTCGAACAGCTTGTACAGCAGCGGACAGAAGAACTTGAAACTGCAAATGAGGAGTTAACTGCGACAAACGAAGAACTTGCTGCGATTAATGAAGAGTTTGCTGCTACTAACGACGATCTGGCGGAAGCGAATCATCTTTTAAATCTTTCCAATCAGAATCTGGAACAATTTGCTTACATCGCCAGTCATGATCTTCAGGAGCCTCTGCGCAAAATACAGCAGTTTGGTGATCTTCTTAAAAAGAAATATGATTCACCTTCCCAAGATGCGCTCATTTATCTGGACCGGATGCAGTCCGCTGCCACCCGAATGTCCGCGTTGATTACCGATCTGCTGACCTATGCCAGAATCTCGAACAATCCGCAGGATTCGCAAAGGATTTCACTGCATGAAGTTTTAAGCATGACGCTGTCTGATCTGGAATACACGATTCAGCAAACGCAGGCAGAAATACAGATAGATCAGCTTCCGATCATTAATGGTGATAAGGTTCAGCTGGGACAATTGTTCCAAAATCTGGTCAGCAATGCTATTAAATTTCGTGATGCGGGAAGCTTACCAAGAATTCATATCAGATCAAGATTAATAAAATCAACAGAAATCCCACCGCACGTGAAACCTACGCGCTGGGCATCTTCCTATCATTTGATTTCAGTAACAGATAATGGAATAGGATTTGAACAACAATATGCCGACAGGATTTTTCAGGCTTTTCAACGTCTTCATGGCAAAAGTGAATTTGAAGGCACTGGGATTGGATTGGCGATTTGTGATAAGGTAGTAGCAAATCATGGAGGCGCAATTACAGCAACCAGCCAACCTGGCCAGGGATCGGTATTTGAAATTTATTTGCCGTCAGATTTATAA
- a CDS encoding arylsulfatase, which translates to MKRKKQKLTAALLLAATALLPGYAQNITQQQQPFKGVVGKTSAESKEVWTNPVKAPAGAPNVVWILLDDVGFGASSTFGGVINTPTFDSLANNGLRYTNFHTAAICAPTRAALLTGRNHHSVHEGGFSHTWASFGYPGWDGRIPSDKGTVAEILRESGYNTFAVGKYGLTPDQDASDAGPFDRWPSGKGFDHFFGFLGSQTDQYKPDLVEDNAHVKPDGRHLNDQITDKAISFIGRQKKAAPDKPFFLYYSPGATHAPHQVATSWSDPYKGKFDGGWDVFREQVFERQKKQGIIPANAVLPERNPNIKAWNSLSADEKKLYARFMEVYAGYLTYTDHEIGRVVSYLKEINQLDNTLILVVIGDNGASKEGALGGVIARPSAAAVAAPQSEADQLKNNLAQIDKIGTPEGTNANYPLGWAQAANTPFKYWKQDAQSEGGTRNPLIVFYPKGIKDKGEIRNQYGHVIDLLPTILEFTGIKAPEFIRGIRQDSIQGTSLVYSFNDAKVASRHKVQYYYIFGSRSIYKDGWKAGFAFQPAAGSIGTFASTISVPNPANNDWQLYNLNEDFNERIDLAKTNPKKLEELKALFEEQAKKYNIYPYITWDDVLKGRLSQRSVEQPKKSEAEK; encoded by the coding sequence ATGAAAAGAAAAAAACAAAAACTCACCGCGGCATTACTTCTTGCCGCAACAGCTCTGCTGCCCGGTTATGCACAGAACATTACCCAGCAGCAGCAACCTTTCAAAGGAGTTGTTGGCAAAACTTCCGCAGAATCAAAAGAAGTCTGGACCAATCCGGTTAAAGCGCCAGCCGGTGCACCTAATGTGGTCTGGATATTGCTTGACGACGTGGGTTTTGGAGCAAGCAGTACTTTTGGTGGTGTTATTAATACACCGACTTTCGATAGCCTGGCAAATAATGGCTTGCGCTATACCAATTTTCATACGGCTGCCATTTGTGCGCCAACACGTGCGGCACTTCTGACCGGGCGTAACCACCATTCTGTTCATGAAGGCGGTTTCTCGCATACCTGGGCATCTTTTGGGTATCCGGGTTGGGATGGAAGAATTCCTTCGGACAAGGGAACAGTCGCTGAAATTCTGAGAGAATCAGGATATAATACTTTTGCTGTGGGAAAATACGGGCTTACACCCGATCAGGATGCAAGTGATGCAGGACCTTTTGATCGCTGGCCTTCCGGAAAAGGTTTTGATCATTTCTTCGGATTCCTGGGCTCACAAACAGATCAATACAAACCTGACCTGGTTGAGGACAACGCTCACGTAAAACCTGATGGCCGACACCTGAACGATCAGATTACAGACAAAGCGATCAGTTTTATCGGCAGACAGAAAAAAGCGGCACCGGATAAACCTTTCTTTTTATACTATTCTCCTGGCGCCACACACGCGCCGCATCAGGTGGCTACCTCGTGGAGTGATCCTTACAAAGGGAAATTCGACGGCGGCTGGGATGTTTTCAGGGAACAGGTTTTTGAACGTCAAAAAAAGCAGGGGATCATTCCGGCCAATGCAGTGCTGCCCGAGCGCAATCCTAACATCAAAGCCTGGAACAGTCTTTCTGCTGATGAAAAGAAATTGTATGCCCGTTTTATGGAAGTATATGCGGGTTATCTCACTTATACGGATCACGAAATCGGGCGGGTTGTGAGTTATTTGAAAGAAATAAATCAGCTTGACAACACACTTATATTGGTAGTAATAGGTGACAACGGAGCCAGTAAGGAAGGAGCTTTGGGTGGCGTAATCGCCAGGCCTTCCGCGGCTGCAGTTGCTGCTCCGCAGTCAGAAGCCGATCAGCTTAAAAATAATCTTGCACAGATTGATAAAATAGGAACACCTGAGGGAACCAACGCAAATTATCCGCTGGGTTGGGCACAAGCTGCCAATACACCTTTTAAATACTGGAAACAGGATGCGCAGTCAGAAGGCGGAACACGAAATCCTTTAATTGTTTTTTATCCAAAAGGCATCAAAGACAAAGGAGAAATCCGCAATCAATATGGTCATGTGATCGATCTTTTACCGACAATACTTGAATTTACGGGCATTAAAGCTCCTGAATTTATTCGTGGAATTCGTCAGGACAGTATTCAGGGAACCTCCCTTGTTTATTCTTTTAACGACGCCAAAGTTGCTTCACGTCATAAGGTGCAGTACTATTACATTTTCGGTTCGCGTTCTATTTACAAGGACGGATGGAAAGCCGGATTTGCTTTTCAGCCGGCCGCAGGTTCCATAGGAACTTTTGCCAGTACGATCAGCGTACCTAATCCGGCAAATAATGATTGGCAGCTTTATAATTTGAATGAGGATTTTAACGAAAGAATCGATCTTGCCAAAACAAATCCTAAAAAGCTGGAAGAACTGAAAGCACTTTTTGAAGAGCAGGCAAAAAAATATAATATCTATCCCTACATTACCTGGGATGATGTTTTGAAAGGACGCCTGTCGCAAAGATCTGTGGAACAACCGAAAAAATCGGAGGCGGAAAAATAG